A DNA window from Drosophila pseudoobscura strain MV-25-SWS-2005 chromosome 2, UCI_Dpse_MV25, whole genome shotgun sequence contains the following coding sequences:
- the LOC4801749 gene encoding uncharacterized protein CG5902 codes for MSNSNHYNNYQQQQPHHSSSNGDEYQHQQMVHQPHQQRYSNGHGMKSVAVPDMCLFCFEVLDCELNNIDGPGVPIFSNDAYPLFVTWKIGRDKRLRGCIGTFSAMELHNGLREYALTSAFKDSRFAPISRDEFSRLTVSVSILQNFEEAQGHLDWQLGVHGIRIEFLTERGCKRTATYLPQVATEQGWDQLQTIDSLLRKGGYRAAITQEMRKSIKLTRYRSQEIQMHYKEYREHLERRGGQFGKVQC; via the coding sequence ATGTCCAACTCCAACCACTACAACaactaccagcagcagcagccgcaccaTTCCAGCAGCAATGGGGACGAgtaccagcatcagcagatgGTCCATCAGCCGCATCAGCAGCGTTACTCGAACGGCCATGGTATGAAGAGCGTCGCTGTGCCGGACATGTGCCTCTTCTGCTTCGAGGTGCTCGACTGCGAGCTGAACAACATCGATGGGCCGGGGGTGCCGATTTTCAGCAACGATGCTTATCCCTTGTTCGTTACCTGGAAAATCGGACGCGACAAGCGACTGCGCGGCTGCATCGGCACCTTCAGCGCCATGGAGCTGCACAACGGTCTGCGTGAGTACGCTCTGACCAGCGCCTTCAAGGACTCTCGCTTTGCCCCCATCTCGCGCGACGAGTTCTCTAGGCTGACAGTCTCTGTGTCTATTCTGCAGAACTTCGAGGAAGCCCAGGGCCATTTAGACTGGCAGCTTGGCGTCCACGGTATTCGCATCGAGTTTCTCACGGAGCGCGGCTGCAAGCGCACTGCTACCTACCTCCCGCAGGTGGCCACCGAGCAGGGCTGGGATCAGCTGCAGACAATTGATTCGCTGCTGCGCAAGGGCGGCTATCGCGCAGCCATCACCCAGGAGATGCGCAAGTCCATCAAGCTTACACGCTATCGCTCGCAGGAGATCCAGATGCACTACAAGGAGTACCGCGAGCACTTGGAACGCCGCGGCGGACAGTTCGGGAAGGTGCAGTGCTAA